In Campylobacter porcelli, the sequence AAAAACTTCTCATATAAAAATTGGTCATTAAATTTAAAAATCTCATCTCCGCTCTCACCTGGAATTAGGGTTAAATTTGGCTTAACTTTAATCAAAATCTCCTCAAGCGGACACTCTCCTTTTAATACATCTAGCATATTTTTATTGATTTTAACATTTAATAAAACATCTAAATTTGCAAGTCCAATATCAGCATCAAATAGCACAATTTTATAGCCATTAGATGATAAAAGATTGGCTAAATTCGCACTAACTGTGGATTTACCCACGCCTCCTTTACCGCTAGTGATGGCTATGAAATGGGTTGATTTTTTGATCTTTTGAGCTATCATTAGCTCTCTTAATTTATCTGCTTGATCCATCACTCATCTCCTTTAAATCCATCTAAAACACAGCTGACTAAAAACTCGCTTTTAGCCTCCATAATATCATCTGGGACATTTTGTCCGGTTGAAAAGAAACTAACTGGAACGCCAGTTTCATAAATAAGAGAAAAAATATTACCAAATATCTTTGTCTCATCAAATTTGGTAATTATCAAAGTATCAATATCCAAAGCTGAAAAGTTATTATAAATCTCTAGCAAATCTTCAATCTTTGACCCAGCTGATACTACCAAGCTCACATCCACCTTACTACCACACTCTTTTAAAAATGTATGAAGACGAATGAGCTTCTCCCTATCATACTGACTGCTTCCCATCGTATCAACCAAGATTAAATCGCAATTTGATAAGCTCTTAATAGCAGATCTAAAATCATCAGGCTCAATTGCATCAAGTATCGGTATATTCATAATCTTAGCATATTGAAATAGCTGCTCAACCGCACCAAGCCTATATGTATCAAGGGTTATAATCCCAGTTTTATATCTGATTTGATCCCCGTGAGCAAATTTATAAGCTAATTTTGAAAGCGTTGTAGTCTTGCCTACACCAGTAGGCCCTACAAGCATCATAATTCTTTGCTTTTTACTATCAAAGCTCTCACTTCTACAAGGTAGCATATTACGCAAAAGTGAGTAGAAATATCGCTTAACTGTAGCTGGATTGCTCTTCATAGATGAGGGCATATTTTCGATTGTAGCTTGCATTATTCCTTTTAAATGTTCGCTTTTCATACCGCTTTGCTTGGCTAATTTATATATGGTAGAAAATTCAGGCGGAATGATAATATCATCACGATTTTCAGACCTATCATCCCAAATCATATCAGCTATCATGGATATTTTTTGATTGAGTTTATTTACCTCTTTTGCCACCTCATCTATCTTTTTATCATACTCCACGCTCTTAAATTCGCTTATTTCACTACTAATGCCAGCTACTTTGCTAATCTCCTTTGCAGCTTGTGAGATATTAAGTAGTATATCATTGCTATCTTTATTATCACTATCTGAGTTAAATGTGCTTGGTTTGGTATTTGACGTTGAGCCTAGTGTATAGGCTGAAATTTGCTTTTGAATTTGATTTATTTGAGTTTGCTTATTTTGCGATGCTGGATTTTGCGTGGCACTATTTTCTTCTACGCTTACTAAAATTTCATATAGCGGTTTTTTATTTAAGGTTTTAGGCTGAATTTGCTTAGTAGTTACTAGCATTGCACTCTCACCGCACTCCTCTTTGGCTTTTTTTAGTGCTTCTATCGCACTCTCTCCTGTAAAAGTCTTTAAAACTGTAGCCATCACACTCCTTTCATAAGACCTAATGGGATAAATACACTTGGTCTGATATTAGCCCCTGGATGAGGCAGGGTTAAAACATTATCATTATAACTTTTAGCACTAAAATATAGTATATCCAAATCCAAAGTTCTAGGCGAATTCCTAAACTCTCTAACTCGCTTAAATCTCTTCTCAAAATGCTGCATAATTTTTAAAATTTCCTTAGCATACAAAGAGGTTTTAAGGATTATCACAGCATTTATATAATCCCTACTAGCATAACCAAACGCCTTATTTACAAGCATTGGCGAACTTTGCATAATAGCAAATCTCCTATCTTTTAAAATTAAATTTAAAAACCTATCAAAGAGCCTTGCAGTATTGCCGATATTTCCCCCAAGACCGATAATAGCGGTATATTTATGCTTAGCTTTTAGTCTAAATTCTTTTGGGAAATACCTACTTCTAAGTAGCATTCTAGCCCCGTTAATATAAATTCTCTCCATCAAAGCACTTCGCACCCGCTATTAGTTACCACCACAACATCTTCTATTCTTATGCCAAATTCATTCTCTAAGTAAATTCCAGGCTCAATGCTAAATACCATTCCAGGCTCTATAATAGTCGTGCTTCTTGGGCTAATTATCGGAAATTCATGTATATCAAGCCCTACTCCATGACCGGTGGAGTGAAAGAATTTATCCCCATATCCATTTTTAGCTATGAAATCCCTAGCTGCTGAGTCTATATCACAAGCCCTAACTCCTGGCTTGACTGCTTTTATGGCTAGATTTTGCGCCTCTTTTACTATTTGATAGATCTCATTTTGCTTTGAATTTGAAAATTTCTGCTCTTTAGTGAATTTAAATCCATCTTGAAATTCCGCCGTTCTAGTGCGATCTGAGCAGTATCTTTGATATTTTACCCCAGCATCTACTAGTAGCAAATCTGCGCTCTTTATACGCTCATCAAGTGGCAAAGCATGAGCCTTAGCAGCGTTTGCATTTATAGCTGTGATTGGATCAAAACTTAGGGCTAAATTTCCACCATCTCTTAGGATATTTTCAGCCTTGAAATTTATCATTTTCTCGCTCATACCATCGCTTATAACACTTGATAACTCATCAAATTTACTCGCCCCAAGCCTTGCTGCTTCTTTTAAAATTTCGATCTCAAAACTACTTTTTATCTGCCTTTTAAGCTTTGAAAATTCATTTTTTGCTACAAAATTTATATGTAAATCTCGGCTTAAGCTTTGAAAATCAAAGTAGCTAAAATCGCTTGGATTAAAGATTATATCACGCACCCCAAGACTTCTTAATAGCAATCTTGCGCTTTTATTTATATCCTTTGACTCAATCACTTGGCTATTTTTGATAACGCTCTTAGCCTCAATAGCATATCTAGCATCAGTAATAAAAAAGCTCTCATCTTTAAACTTGATAAAAATCTCATTATCACAGCTATAACCGCACTCAAAATATACGGCATTTTCATCTTTTAAGATATAATTAAGCATCTTTAGAAGCTGTCTCCATACGCTTTATCTGATCAAAAATTTGAAGCATTCCAATGATCGCTAAATGATAGCCAATGGGTCCAAATCCAGCGATATGGCCAGAACAAACTGGAGCAACTAAGCTCTTATGGCGAAACTCCTCTCTTTGATAAATATTACTAATATGTACCTCAATAGTAGGCAGCCTCACAGACGCAATCGCATCTCTAATCGCAATTGAAGTGTGAGTATAAGCAGCTGGATTGATGATAATGCCATCAAATTCACCCAAGCACTCTTGAATTTTATCAACTATCTCGCCTTCAAAATTGCTTTGAAAAAACTCAATCCCAACCTCAGCTTGATCGGCTACTGCCTTCATCTGCTCATGTATATCGCTCATAGTCATCACGCCATATATTCTGCGTTCTCTCTTGCCAAGCATATTGATATTTGGGCCTTGGATTACCATTATTTTCATATTTTTCTCCGATAAAAAATTATTTAGCAAATATTTTACAAAATATTGGCTAAATTTTGGCTATAATATCTGCTTTTTAAGGAAATTTATGAAAATATTAAAAGCTAAATTTATCATTTTATGTAATGACAATTTTGATATTTTACAAAATCAAGCCATCGCTTTTGATCATAAAATTGAAAAAATAGCCAAATTTGATGAGCTTATAACCGAATTTAAAGAGGCTCAAATTTTAGATTTTAGCGATAGTATCGCTATGCCAGCTCTTATAAATTCCCATATCCATCTTGAGTATAGTAGCAATAAAACTACATTTAGTTATGGGGATTTTTTACTATGGTTAAAAAGCGTAATCGCAAATGGTGCTAAATTTAAAAATAGCGATAAAAATAGTGCGATAAATCAAGCCATCTATGAGCAATTAAGAGCTGGAGTAAGCACTATTGGAGAGATTTCTAGCTTTGGGCTTAGCGCTAATTTGTGCGCTAATTCCCCTATTAGAACGATATATTTTAGCGAAATTTTAGGCTCAAATTCAGCCATTTTAGAAGAGCAATGGAGCGGATTTTTAAAGCGTTTTAATGCTGCAAATGAATTAAAAAGCGATCTATTTATCCCAGCTATTAGTGTGCATTCTCCATACTCTACCCATATAGAATTAGCTAAAAGTGCTATAAATCTAGCCAAAAAATCAGATATGATGCTCTCTACGCATTTTATGGAGAGCCTAGATGAAAAGCGGTGGCTAGAAGATGGTAGCGGTGGATTTAGTGAGTTTTTTAAAGAATTTAATAAAAACTCCAAGCCATTTTACTCCCCAAGCTCATTTATAGAGCTTTTTAGTGGGGTTCGCACTCTATTTATCCACTCTATTTTTGCTAAAAATTATCTAAATTTAATGGATAAATCGCTTCACTCTATCGCTACTTGTCCGGTATCTAATAGATTATTAAGTGCTAGATTTGACCTAGCAAATGCCCTTGAAAACGGCATAAATATATCTATAGCCACAGATGGATTAAGCTCAAATATAAGTCTAAATATTTGGGACGAGCTAAGGGCTGCTATGATGGCTCATAGCTATATGGATTTAAATGAATTTGCTAAATTTGCCATAAAATCCATCACATCTAATCCAGCCAAAGCACTAAACCTAAATTTAGGTGAGTTAAAAGCTGGAAATATCGCTGATATAGCTATCTTTGATGGATTTAATATCAGTGATATTAATCAGCTTTGCACTCAAATGATACTTCATACTAAAACTGCTAAATCACTATATATTAAAGGAGAAAAATGCGAATTTTAAATTTACTTTTGTCGCCTATTAAAGGGCTTTTAAATTTTATCAATACCTACTTTAAGAGTATGATTTTTGTGCTTATTGTAGTTTTGATTATCTTAAGTGGCTCTAGCACAAATAGAGCAAATTTAATGGAAATATCGCTAAATGGGGCTATCACAGATGAAAAAGATCTCTTATCTCAAATAGAATTAGCCAAAGATCCAGCCATAAAAGGGGTGCTAATCAATATCAATAGCCCTGGTGGGGATATGAGCTCAAGCGTGGCAATTAGCGATGCTATAAAATCACTTAATGAATTAAAGCCGGTGCTAGCTTATGCTAGTGGGACAATGACTAGTGGTGGCTACTACGCAGCCATTGGTGCAGATGAAATTTATGCTAATCGTGGAAGTTTCATAGGCTCAATTGGCGTTATTTTACAAGCCCCTAATATAGAGAAGTTAGCGGATAAAATAGGCATTAGCTCTCAAGTGGTTAAGGCTGGAGAGTATAAAGAGTCTGGCACTTATACTAGAAAGTGGAGCCAAAGCGAAAGAGATGAACTACAAAGATTGGTAGATAAGAGCTATGAGCTATTTACCACAGATGTGGCAAATGCTAGAAATTTAGATATAAATCAAGCCAGCATATGGGCAAATGCTAGAATATTTTTAGCCAGTGAAGCTCTAGATTTAGGTCTAATAGATAAGATTTCAACCTACGATGAAGCAAAATCTAGGCTAAAAGAGCTTAGCCAAGTGGAGATAGAGATGTGGTATGAAGCCCCAGTAATAGAGCGTTTTATGAGTGGGATTGCTAAGCAAAGCTCAAATTTAATCATAAACTCACTAAATCAAAAGAATATATTATGGCAGTGGTAAAGTCCCTAAATATAGGCGTTATAAAGGATTATGGTGGATTTTGTAGCGCTATGGATAAGGGGCATATCGATAGCGGATTTTGCGATTTTAATGGGATAAATGGGGATAGTATAAGCGATACAATCCACCATGGCGGCGAATATAAGGCAGTTTTTGCTAATGCTGTTAGCAACTACTTGGCATTTAGCAAATTTGCTAATAAGGATTTAAAGCTAGGTCAAATGGGGGAGAATTTAAGCATTTTAGACCTTGATGAAAAAAGCGTGTATATAGGCGATATTCATCATATAGGCTCTGCGATTTTACAAGTAAGTGAGCCTAGAAAGCCTTGTGTGAAACTAAGCAAAATTATAGCCGCTGGTATGACTAAATTTATCTTTGAAAGTGGGCTTAGTGGGTGGTATTATAAGGTTTTAAAGCCTGGGATAATTAATAGCGGTGATACCATCAAAATTACTAATTGTAATCCTAATAAGCTAAGTATAATGGAGCTAAATATGCTATTTTTGGCTCCAAAAGAAAATTTAAATCTAATCCCCAAACTTCAAAATACACAGATACGAGATGCGTGGAAAGATAGCATAACTGCTCGCTTAAAAGGGGTGTATGATGATGCTTATATGTATCAATTAAACTAATTATAAATAGTGGCTAAAATGTAGCCACTCTCACTCTTTTTTGCCTTATCTCTCGTGCTTTATACTCTCCAAATTTTTACCAAAAAATCATGCGAGTTTGCTGTTGTTTCAAATTTGAAGGCAAAACCTTAGATGAGCTTTTAAGTATTATTAAAAAGTATCAAAAGCCTATTTAAAGGGATTTTAACTGGTGATTAATTAGCTATTTTGTTCTTTCTCTTACTTCTTTAATAAAATGTTTAGCATCTAAAAAATAGTTTGGATAAGCTCTTTTAAGTTTTTTAACACTATCTACACTTACTAAAACGCTTTGGGTGCTATCATTAGTCTCTAAGCTTTGGTATATGTTTTTAGCCAATTCAAGCTGACCTTTGCCAAAGGCAGATAGTTTCAATATTCCATCTTTTGTATCTAGCACCATAAGATACAAATTATCAGCTTTTTCTTTTTTCTCTATATTGTCGCACACTACATTTAAACCGCTTAGCAAGGCTAGAATTTGATATTTTTCATCAAGTTTTTTAATCTCTTCTTTATAGTTGTTATTACCAGCTAAAAGTTCAGCGCATAGCCAAAAAAAGCGTTTAAAGCATTCATCGCCATAACCTGCTTTAATATTTGTGCTACTTCGTAGTGCTAAAATTTCAACTGCTGTAGCCCAGTAGTGTTGCAATGAGTCTCTAAGTTGCAGCTCAATATGATATCCATTTACTTCATTTATTTTCCCATTATATTTAAAAACAATATGATAGCTTCTATATCCATCATCTTTAGGATTGCTTATGTAGTCGTTTTCCTTAACTATCTTAAAAACACTTCTCTTACCATAATAAACACTTTGAATTCTTTTTACAAATTGCTTTACTTCATTATTGTTTTTAAACACAGCTCTAACTCCGCCGATATCTTGCATCCTATCTAAACACATACCATCAAAGCGTTGCAGTTTTGCTTGTATAGAGCTTAAACGCTTCAACCTTCTGGCTATAAAAAGTGGTTTAGGTAATTTTTTAGATATGGTTTTAACTAGCATTTTCATTAACTGAACATGATTTGATCTAAATGTAGAGATAATATCTAAATCATCTTTTTTAGCTTGATTTAGCTTTAAATTATTCCCAGCTTTTCTTATAATTTTGTTTGATAAATTGCTTTGTATCATTACATCTACTTTTATTAATATGCTACGCATTATACCACAAAGTAGCATAATATAATAATTTTCTAAATAAGAGAGCCCCTAAAATTTAGAGACCCCTTTAATAGCCGTAGCTATTAAGCCCAGTGGCAAAAATTTTATCAACAATAAACTTAAAAAATGTTTTATACATAAATAACCTTTTATATTTTAAGCTTTATTCTACCACAATCTATTTAAATTAAGCTTTTTTAAATGGCTTTAAAGACTATTTAAATCGCTTTAAAATTTGCTTTTATATACTCTAGTGCATCTATGAATGAGCCAGTGAATTTATATCCATTTGCTAATACTTCAAAGTCGCAAATTTCATTTAATTTATCGCTCTTTAACTTAAGGAAATTATCGCTCCAAGTCCATTCTCCTAAAAAACCTATTTTGCCATTTATGCCAAATACTTCGGCAAAATTTGTATCTAGCTCATCATCATTTAGCCAACTATTTTTTCATTATCGTCTCTAATATGCCAGCCTTTTTCATCGATGAAAATATATAATTTTCGCTTTTCCATATTTTATTCTCCGTGTTATTTTTAAAGTATTGTTTTGCCGAATTTTGGCTATGCTTTTTAATGACAGTCCAAACCTTATCATCTTGGATAAATGATAATAGTTTTACCGCTTATTGCTACTTGCCTTGCTGAATTATGTATGCTAGTTTTAATATCACTGATGTTATTCATAGCAGATATTAGCTCTGTTTTACTAGGTTTAATATATCCGCTTTATCCGTGCGTGTAAATATCGCTTTTAGCAACTCTTTCATAACCCATACTATCAATATGTCTAAAAAGCTCATCTTTTGCTTTTGGGCTTGTATTTTTAGTGATTTTACCATCTATCACCTCTTCATCAATCCACACAGGCGCAATCTCAGTTTTGCATCTAAAATGATATGGCGGAAGTCCAAAATTCTTAGGCAAAATTTTACCATAAAACGCACCATTTCGCCAAGTAGCAGTTGCTTTTTTCTGGGCGATATTTTTAGCGTTTTGTATAGCCCCACTTTGAGCCTCTATATGCGAAGCTGGTATGATGCGTCCATTCATAGACTAATGACAAAAAAGTTTATAAGAAAATAATTCACAGTATCATTGCAAGAAATTAAAATAGCTTAAACTATTGTAACAATCTTAATATATTTTGTTGGACGGCGTTAGCTTGGCTCATAGCATAGCTACCACTTTGAGCTAGGATATTAAATTTAGAGAAATTCGCACTCTCACTAGCAAAATCCACATCCCTTATCTGGCTTTCAGCTGATTTGACATTGACTTGGGTAACTGTGATATTATTAATCGTAGCTACTAATTGGTTTTGGACTGAGCCTAGATCTGCTCTTAGTTTATCTAGTTTCTTAAGTGCATTTAAGGATATATCTATCAAAGCTTGAGCGCCTACATAGGTATTTGCCCCAGCTGGCAACTCCAAAATCGGATTTAATAGTTCTACCTTACCCATAGCCCTTAAAATACGCTCATCTAGCTTATTTCTTACTATATCGCTTAAGCTAAGAGATACTTGTTCTCTTATTTGAGAGCCTATTATATCTTTTAAATCAGCTGCTTTAGCATTTAAGCCACCAACTTCAGCACCTTTTATATTACCAGTAGTTTCTTGCAGATCCAAAGATGGTGGTGAGCCGTTGTTTGATTGTAGGTATAACTCACCTAGAATCAATACACTTGTGCTATCTGCCCCATTGCCATCTTTCATTGATAGACCCATAGCCTTAGCATCATCCACGCTTCCTACTTCAATTAGCATTGGCCTACCATTGCTTGAGCTCATTGATAGACGCTCTCCAGTATTAGAGGCCGTAACTCCAGTTATATCGCTTTTAGAATTTATAGCGTCTATTAAGACATTTGATGGATCTCCTACATTAAAATGTATATTTGTCCCTATTTCCACTCCATTTATACTTAATTTTGAAATAGTTCCTGGAAAAAAAGTTGTTCCGAATATTCTAGCATCACTAATAAATTCATTCTTCACACTAGCCTTTACCCCAGTCTCATCACTATAAGAATTTATCTTATCAACGATAACTCCTAACCCATTATCTAGTATCTCTTGACCAGAGATAGTATCAAATTTAATCCCATTTATATGATTTGGC encodes:
- the flhF gene encoding flagellar biosynthesis protein FlhF, translating into MATVLKTFTGESAIEALKKAKEECGESAMLVTTKQIQPKTLNKKPLYEILVSVEENSATQNPASQNKQTQINQIQKQISAYTLGSTSNTKPSTFNSDSDNKDSNDILLNISQAAKEISKVAGISSEISEFKSVEYDKKIDEVAKEVNKLNQKISMIADMIWDDRSENRDDIIIPPEFSTIYKLAKQSGMKSEHLKGIMQATIENMPSSMKSNPATVKRYFYSLLRNMLPCRSESFDSKKQRIMMLVGPTGVGKTTTLSKLAYKFAHGDQIRYKTGIITLDTYRLGAVEQLFQYAKIMNIPILDAIEPDDFRSAIKSLSNCDLILVDTMGSSQYDREKLIRLHTFLKECGSKVDVSLVVSAGSKIEDLLEIYNNFSALDIDTLIITKFDETKIFGNIFSLIYETGVPVSFFSTGQNVPDDIMEAKSEFLVSCVLDGFKGDE
- the folK gene encoding 2-amino-4-hydroxy-6-hydroxymethyldihydropteridine diphosphokinase; translated protein: MERIYINGARMLLRSRYFPKEFRLKAKHKYTAIIGLGGNIGNTARLFDRFLNLILKDRRFAIMQSSPMLVNKAFGYASRDYINAVIILKTSLYAKEILKIMQHFEKRFKRVREFRNSPRTLDLDILYFSAKSYNDNVLTLPHPGANIRPSVFIPLGLMKGV
- a CDS encoding M24 family metallopeptidase; this translates as MLNYILKDENAVYFECGYSCDNEIFIKFKDESFFITDARYAIEAKSVIKNSQVIESKDINKSARLLLRSLGVRDIIFNPSDFSYFDFQSLSRDLHINFVAKNEFSKLKRQIKSSFEIEILKEAARLGASKFDELSSVISDGMSEKMINFKAENILRDGGNLALSFDPITAINANAAKAHALPLDERIKSADLLLVDAGVKYQRYCSDRTRTAEFQDGFKFTKEQKFSNSKQNEIYQIVKEAQNLAIKAVKPGVRACDIDSAARDFIAKNGYGDKFFHSTGHGVGLDIHEFPIISPRSTTIIEPGMVFSIEPGIYLENEFGIRIEDVVVVTNSGCEVL
- the aroQ gene encoding type II 3-dehydroquinate dehydratase yields the protein MKIMVIQGPNINMLGKRERRIYGVMTMSDIHEQMKAVADQAEVGIEFFQSNFEGEIVDKIQECLGEFDGIIINPAAYTHTSIAIRDAIASVRLPTIEVHISNIYQREEFRHKSLVAPVCSGHIAGFGPIGYHLAIIGMLQIFDQIKRMETASKDA
- the mqnF gene encoding aminofutalosine deaminase family hydrolase → MKILKAKFIILCNDNFDILQNQAIAFDHKIEKIAKFDELITEFKEAQILDFSDSIAMPALINSHIHLEYSSNKTTFSYGDFLLWLKSVIANGAKFKNSDKNSAINQAIYEQLRAGVSTIGEISSFGLSANLCANSPIRTIYFSEILGSNSAILEEQWSGFLKRFNAANELKSDLFIPAISVHSPYSTHIELAKSAINLAKKSDMMLSTHFMESLDEKRWLEDGSGGFSEFFKEFNKNSKPFYSPSSFIELFSGVRTLFIHSIFAKNYLNLMDKSLHSIATCPVSNRLLSARFDLANALENGINISIATDGLSSNISLNIWDELRAAMMAHSYMDLNEFAKFAIKSITSNPAKALNLNLGELKAGNIADIAIFDGFNISDINQLCTQMILHTKTAKSLYIKGEKCEF
- the sppA gene encoding signal peptide peptidase SppA, coding for MRILNLLLSPIKGLLNFINTYFKSMIFVLIVVLIILSGSSTNRANLMEISLNGAITDEKDLLSQIELAKDPAIKGVLININSPGGDMSSSVAISDAIKSLNELKPVLAYASGTMTSGGYYAAIGADEIYANRGSFIGSIGVILQAPNIEKLADKIGISSQVVKAGEYKESGTYTRKWSQSERDELQRLVDKSYELFTTDVANARNLDINQASIWANARIFLASEALDLGLIDKISTYDEAKSRLKELSQVEIEMWYEAPVIERFMSGIAKQSSNLIINSLNQKNILWQW
- a CDS encoding MOSC domain-containing protein, whose protein sequence is MAVVKSLNIGVIKDYGGFCSAMDKGHIDSGFCDFNGINGDSISDTIHHGGEYKAVFANAVSNYLAFSKFANKDLKLGQMGENLSILDLDEKSVYIGDIHHIGSAILQVSEPRKPCVKLSKIIAAGMTKFIFESGLSGWYYKVLKPGIINSGDTIKITNCNPNKLSIMELNMLFLAPKENLNLIPKLQNTQIRDAWKDSITARLKGVYDDAYMYQLN
- a CDS encoding RelA/SpoT domain-containing protein, which encodes MRSILIKVDVMIQSNLSNKIIRKAGNNLKLNQAKKDDLDIISTFRSNHVQLMKMLVKTISKKLPKPLFIARRLKRLSSIQAKLQRFDGMCLDRMQDIGGVRAVFKNNNEVKQFVKRIQSVYYGKRSVFKIVKENDYISNPKDDGYRSYHIVFKYNGKINEVNGYHIELQLRDSLQHYWATAVEILALRSSTNIKAGYGDECFKRFFWLCAELLAGNNNYKEEIKKLDEKYQILALLSGLNVVCDNIEKKEKADNLYLMVLDTKDGILKLSAFGKGQLELAKNIYQSLETNDSTQSVLVSVDSVKKLKRAYPNYFLDAKHFIKEVRERTK
- a CDS encoding flagellin B, whose protein sequence is MSFRINTNIAAMNAHANSIVNDRKLTSSLGRLSSGLRIQSAADDASGLVIADNLKSQASSLGQAISNGNDAIGIVQTADKAMDEQIKILDTIKTKAIQAANDSQNADSRRAIQNDISRLVDELDNIANTTSFNGQNLLNGNFSNKNFQIGASSNQTAKVSIENTNSKAIGHTHYLSTTPIVLDNKNFGTAKFEMTLNAVPNHINGIKFDTISGQEILDNGLGVIVDKINSYSDETGVKASVKNEFISDARIFGTTFFPGTISKLSINGVEIGTNIHFNVGDPSNVLIDAINSKSDITGVTASNTGERLSMSSSNGRPMLIEVGSVDDAKAMGLSMKDGNGADSTSVLILGELYLQSNNGSPPSLDLQETTGNIKGAEVGGLNAKAADLKDIIGSQIREQVSLSLSDIVRNKLDERILRAMGKVELLNPILELPAGANTYVGAQALIDISLNALKKLDKLRADLGSVQNQLVATINNITVTQVNVKSAESQIRDVDFASESANFSKFNILAQSGSYAMSQANAVQQNILRLLQ